Genomic window (Streptomyces sp. LX-29):
GGCCGTGGGCGGGGCCGGTGGGGCGCGGCGGGGATATCCCGGACTCGGCCAGCTTGCGGCGGCCCTCATCGGTGATGGCGTCCGTGCTCCAGGGCGGCGAGAGCACGGTGCGCACCTCGATCTCGGCTATGCCGTGGTCGTGCAGCACCGTCTCGATGTCGGCGGCCATCGTCTCGATCGCCGGGCAACCGGTGTAGGTCGGGGTGAGCTCGACCTCGACCCGGCCGGACGTCAGCATCCGCACGCCCCGCACCACGCCCAGCTCGGCCAGCGTCACCATCGGCAGCTCGGGGTCGGGCACCGAGCCCGCCAGCTCGAGCAGCCTCGCCTCCAGGGGGGTCGTGGTCACCATGTCGCCCCCGGGTGGCTGCGGTGCAGATGCTGCATCTCGGCGAGCATCCGGCCGAACGACTCGGTGTGGATGCCCTGGCGCCCGCCGCCCGCCATCCAGGCGGTCTGCCGTGGCCCCTCGGGGAGCGACAGCGTCGCGCGGGCCAGGACGTCGCTGACCCGGGTCAACCAGCCGTCGT
Coding sequences:
- the paaD gene encoding 1,2-phenylacetyl-CoA epoxidase subunit PaaD, yielding MVTTTPLEARLLELAGSVPDPELPMVTLAELGVVRGVRMLTSGRVEVELTPTYTGCPAIETMAADIETVLHDHGIAEIEVRTVLSPPWSTDAITDEGRRKLAESGISPPRPTGPAHGPVPLALAIRCPHCGSTDTALLSRFSSTACKALRRCETCREPFDHFKEL